CCCCACCACCACCCAAGCTGCTTCCTCTCACCTCAACCCTCCCCTAAACAGGAAGCCAGTGAGCCAAGAGGGAAACGAGAAGCTTCCGGCAACAGGGGACGCCCCTCCCCCTGGCCCCCGTCTCCCACCAGGAGGGCCGTCCCCACCCAAGGGACCAATGGGCGGCCCTCGGGAATGGCCGGCAGCAGGCAGGATGAGGACCGCCAGGGGGTGGGAGCACAGGAAGGAGCTCCTACCTTGAGGGCTTCCCGACACACGTAGGCAATCTGCCTCTCTTCCAGGGGTCCCGTGGCTGCAagaagggggtgaagggagaCAGGCCCGAGGCTagcccctgcccccccccccagcaaaaGCCCTGCCCAGGTCAGGGCGGAAGAGTCGGGCCTGAGTGCCAAAGCCTAGCCGGGAGCCTGTGAAGGCGGGCGCTTCCCTGGACAGAGCTCGGGTGGGGTCGGAGCCCCCcagaggggagggggggaggctgGAGCCTGGGAGGCCCTCAGCGCCGGGCCCAGAGCCTGTGCCTGGGGAGATGCCCTTCCCCAGTTCCCCAGTGCCGGGCCAGAGGGGCAGCTCCGGGCTGGAGCCGGGGGCTGGGAGGGGGCGTCTCACCCTGGTAGATCTCTTGCAGGGACCCTCCTCCACAGAACTCCATGCAGATCCACAGGCGGTCATTTCTGGAGAAAACGAGGCAAGAGGCTTATCCTGGGGGCCTGGCTTCAAGGCCGGCTGGCCCACAGGACCAAGAAGGGGGGCCCCAAGAGGGCCCTCCGGGGCGGCTGGGGGGTCACCTGAGGTAGCTGCCCAAGTAAGTGACCACGTTGGGATGGCGACACTCTTTGAGGATGGTGAGCTCCTGCTGGAGGGAGCTGATGTCATCTcctgaagggaggaaggaaggaaggaggcgcCGCGTcacctgggggtggggggcccGGAGGCGGCCGCGGGGCTGGGGGGAGGGCTCACCTGGGTCCACT
This sequence is a window from Gracilinanus agilis isolate LMUSP501 unplaced genomic scaffold, AgileGrace unplaced_scaffold23811, whole genome shotgun sequence. Protein-coding genes within it:
- the LOC123254521 gene encoding mitogen-activated protein kinase kinase kinase kinase 2-like, yielding MSLLRDVSLQDPRERFELLQRVGAGTYGDVYKARDTETSELAAVKIVKVDPGDDISSLQQELTILKECRHPNVVTYLGSYLRNDRLWICMEFCGGGSLQEIYQATGPLEERQIAYVCREALK